From Pseudomonas sp. B21-028, one genomic window encodes:
- a CDS encoding sulfotransferase, with translation MSKFHFISGLPRSGSTLLSAILLQNPRFHAGMTSPVGTLFSSVLQQCSAGSEFGSVIDTDLRRRLLRGLFDSYYADKADKPVIFDTNRQWCARLPALQDLFPQAKTIACVRNVAWVLDSLERLYRANPFENTKLFNDDDERNTVYSRCETLAQRNRLVGYAWTALKEAYYGENAESLLIVDYDLLSQAPERVMRLVYEFIDEPWFEHDFNHLTYDAPAFDLALGVAGLHKVKPRVAPQARRTLLPPDLFEKYAELSFWRDGSASAANVIRMKTDAALS, from the coding sequence TTGTCAAAATTTCACTTTATTTCCGGTCTACCGCGCTCAGGCTCGACCCTGCTTTCTGCGATTCTGTTGCAGAATCCGCGCTTTCACGCCGGCATGACCAGCCCCGTCGGTACGCTGTTCAGCAGCGTGTTGCAGCAATGCAGTGCTGGCAGCGAATTCGGTTCGGTGATCGACACCGACCTGCGCCGTCGCCTGCTGCGTGGGTTGTTCGACTCGTACTATGCCGACAAGGCCGACAAGCCCGTCATCTTCGATACCAACCGCCAGTGGTGCGCTCGTTTGCCGGCGCTGCAGGATCTGTTTCCCCAAGCCAAGACCATCGCCTGCGTGCGCAACGTTGCCTGGGTGCTCGACAGCCTGGAGCGGCTCTACCGCGCCAACCCGTTCGAGAACACCAAGCTGTTCAACGACGATGACGAGCGCAACACCGTCTATAGCCGTTGTGAAACCCTGGCCCAGCGCAACCGCCTGGTGGGGTATGCCTGGACGGCGCTCAAGGAAGCCTATTACGGCGAAAACGCCGAATCATTGCTGATCGTCGATTACGACTTGTTGAGCCAGGCACCCGAGCGGGTGATGCGGCTGGTCTATGAGTTCATCGACGAGCCCTGGTTCGAACACGATTTCAATCACTTGACCTACGACGCACCGGCCTTCGACCTGGCCCTGGGCGTTGCCGGCCTGCACAAGGTCAAGCCCAGGGTCGCGCCGCAAGCGCGACGGACCCTGCTGCCGCCGGATCTGTTCGAGAAGTATGCCGAGTTGTCGTTCTGGCGCGATGGTTCTGCCAGCGCCGCCAATGTCATTCGTATGAAAACCGACGCCGCGCTCAGTTGA
- a CDS encoding GNAT family N-acetyltransferase, with translation MESVAAEGLVVRPSRVSDGPFLQSLYQAARPDLQWIDGEHEQVQQVIAQQFQVQEQGLGENFPNAMHYVVEKLGTAIGALSTDFGPNEIRVLYLAFIPQARGQGYGRTVLQGVQKAAQQIRCPVATVVWTSNPHARRHYLALGFEVQERNPAAERLVWYPKGN, from the coding sequence ATGGAGTCAGTAGCGGCAGAGGGATTGGTGGTGCGGCCGTCGCGGGTCAGCGATGGTCCGTTTTTGCAGAGTCTTTATCAGGCGGCGCGACCGGATCTGCAATGGATCGATGGCGAGCACGAGCAAGTGCAGCAGGTGATCGCCCAGCAGTTCCAGGTACAGGAGCAGGGGCTGGGGGAGAACTTTCCCAATGCCATGCATTACGTCGTGGAAAAACTCGGCACCGCCATTGGTGCCTTGAGCACCGATTTCGGCCCCAATGAAATTCGCGTGTTGTACCTGGCCTTTATCCCCCAGGCCCGTGGTCAAGGTTATGGCCGGACGGTGTTGCAAGGCGTGCAGAAAGCCGCGCAGCAGATCCGTTGCCCGGTGGCGACCGTGGTCTGGACCAGCAACCCTCATGCACGGCGGCATTACCTGGCGCTGGGCTTCGAAGTCCAGGAGCGCAACCCGGCGGCGGAGCGGTTGGTCTGGTATCCGAAAGGAAACTGA
- a CDS encoding Ig-like domain-containing protein — protein MIMSLEPRMLFDGAVAATVADAAQPDAHPTADAAKTPTADQATDTHAAPGQTDATEAAVPGKSVVFVDSRVKDAASLLEGVAPGTQVVQLDATKDGLQQIADYLDTHQGVSSVQIIAHGNAGDLWLGNAYLSADNVQARAEVLAQIGQDMNAGGDILIYGCYTAQGERGLELVDSLAQLTGRDVAASNDRTGLGGDWDLEIATGNIESANALSANAMSDYQWGLATWTATNNANTGIGSLRAALASAQNGDIVTFSSGMTVALTQVLVVNKNVTIDGDLNNDNVADVTLDGQFRTQVLSVTSGTTATLDGLVITRGMVAGDGGNGGVDAAVAKAGGIYNAGTLTLKNVTITANAASGGGGGGGVTPQYAGGGGGGGGAVGSGTGGKGGDTINATGSVGSTGQGGAGGGFFNMGGRGGNSTGGIGGAAYPGYSTGSAGGTAASAGLSIGGGGGGDGYNAVGGAGGGAVGGIYNDTGATLRIIGNSVISNNIGAGGGGGGGGAGGGYTHTGGAGGVGVGAIWNKGAILITAANFAALSGNVGGSGTGGGSAGIAGTSPASVANVYGDGGTINTNYVPDLTPPTATVVVANTNLNSGGTSLVTITFSEAVTGLTAADLSVQNGSVTGLASGDGGITWTGTLTAASNIADTTNVITLDNTGVVDLAGNAGVGTTDSNNYAVNDTVAPTATIVVADTALKSGETSAVTITFSEAVTGFTTADLTVANGTLSGLSSADGGITWTATLTPDADVTDTTNLVVLDKTGVMDLSSNVGVGTTNSNNFAIDTLRPTATIVVTDNALRAGETSLVTITFNEAVTGFTTADLTVANGTVTGLSSGDGGITWTGTLTPTASISDTTNVITLDNSGVADLSGNAGTATTDSNNYAVDTLRPTATIVVADTALSAGETSLVTITFSEAVSGFTLADLTVANGSLSGLSSADGGITWTATLTPSASVTDATNLIVLANTGVSDAAGNAGTGTTSSNNYAIDTQRPTASIVVADSTLSIGETSLVTITFNEAVTGFTTADLTVANGTVTGLSSSDGGITWTGTLTPSASTSDASNLITLDNTGVSDAAGNAGSGTTDSNNYAVDNVRPTATVVIADTAIAAGETSLVTITFSEAVTGFTLADLTTANGSLSGLSTSDNITYTATFTPSAGVNDTSNLITLDNTGVVDGAGNAGTGTTDSNNYAVDTQRPTATIVVADNALSVGETSLVTITFSEAVTGFTNADLSVANGTLSAVSSSDGGITWTATLTPTLGIVDTTNVIMLTNTGISDAAGNTGTGTTSSNNYEVDTNVPTATIVVADSSLSIGETSTVTITFNEAVNGFDNSDLTISNGTLSNVSSSDGGVTWTATFTPSVGISDTSNLITLDNTGVRNGANNAGVGTTDSNNYAVDTVRPTATVVVADTAIGAGETSLVTITFSEAVTAFTAADLTVDNGTVTGLSSSDGGITWTATFTPSAGINDTSNVITLANSGIADLAGNIGTGTTDSNNYALDTQRPTATIVLSDAALRPGETALVTITFSEAVTGFSNADLSVANGSLSAVSSSDGGLTWTATFTPTVGVSDATNLIVLDNTGVSDAAGNAGTGTTNSANYTVETQVPTATVVVADSSLTVGETSLVTITFSEAVSGFDNSDLSVNNGTLSNVSSSDGGVTWTATFTPSAGISDTSNLISLDTSGVINVSGNSGVGVVNSNNYAVDTVRPGATIVVGDTSLGIGQTTTVTISFTEAVTGFDLSDLSVANGVLSNLASSDGGLTWTATLTPTAGVNDATNLILLDASTVQDIAGNAGAGIAISSNYALDATRPSATIVVADPSLSAGETTQVTITFSEAVAGFDLSDLSVTNGELSNLTSSDGGKTWTATFTPTVNLTDPSNFIALDTSNVSDGAGNAGASVAVSNNYAIDTVVPNDVKPPPDFLTSDPVTVIPPSDVPLQPIVFTPPTGDLGSPLGFPPLFEQRDVGGGLRPIGDIFINRGELAPSYIAQVFSTDAAGDGSGQGFLGFGGGDGGCSVAAPFRPCSTMIPAPKASRWMPLAIRRCRGAMFPKVCAECSAHRLWVNNCNTSRTLSSVKSTAWRWRYNRWASVRHRPEAFNKKNCAATRGIPGNE, from the coding sequence ATGATCATGTCCCTGGAACCGCGGATGCTGTTCGACGGCGCCGTCGCCGCGACCGTGGCCGATGCCGCGCAGCCGGACGCCCACCCCACCGCCGACGCGGCCAAGACGCCCACGGCCGATCAGGCCACCGATACCCATGCGGCCCCGGGCCAGACCGACGCCACTGAGGCTGCCGTTCCGGGCAAGTCGGTGGTATTCGTTGATTCCCGGGTCAAGGACGCCGCCAGCCTGCTCGAAGGCGTGGCGCCCGGCACCCAGGTCGTGCAACTGGATGCCACCAAGGATGGCTTGCAGCAGATCGCCGATTACCTGGACACCCACCAGGGCGTCAGCTCGGTGCAGATCATCGCCCACGGCAACGCCGGTGATCTGTGGTTGGGCAACGCCTACCTGTCGGCGGACAACGTCCAGGCCCGCGCCGAGGTGCTGGCGCAGATTGGCCAGGACATGAACGCCGGTGGCGATATCCTGATCTATGGCTGCTACACCGCCCAAGGCGAGCGTGGCCTGGAGCTGGTCGATTCACTGGCGCAACTGACCGGCCGCGATGTGGCCGCGTCCAACGACCGTACCGGTCTGGGCGGCGACTGGGACCTGGAAATCGCCACCGGCAATATCGAAAGCGCCAACGCGTTGTCGGCCAACGCGATGAGCGACTACCAATGGGGCCTCGCCACCTGGACTGCCACCAATAACGCCAACACCGGCATCGGCTCGTTGCGCGCGGCCCTGGCTTCGGCACAGAACGGCGACATCGTCACCTTCAGCAGCGGCATGACCGTCGCGTTGACCCAGGTGTTGGTGGTCAACAAGAACGTGACCATCGATGGCGACCTCAATAACGACAACGTCGCCGATGTCACCCTCGATGGGCAATTTCGTACCCAGGTCCTCAGCGTGACGTCCGGTACCACGGCGACCCTCGATGGCCTGGTGATTACCCGTGGCATGGTGGCGGGTGACGGTGGCAATGGTGGCGTCGATGCCGCGGTCGCCAAGGCCGGCGGTATCTATAACGCCGGGACCCTGACCCTGAAGAACGTCACGATCACCGCGAACGCCGCCTCGGGCGGTGGTGGCGGTGGTGGCGTGACGCCGCAGTATGCCGGTGGCGGCGGCGGTGGTGGCGGTGCGGTCGGCAGCGGTACCGGCGGCAAGGGCGGCGATACGATCAATGCCACGGGCTCCGTCGGCTCGACCGGACAAGGCGGCGCCGGCGGCGGTTTCTTCAACATGGGCGGACGGGGTGGCAACTCCACCGGTGGCATCGGTGGTGCTGCGTACCCGGGCTACAGCACCGGGTCGGCTGGCGGCACAGCGGCCAGCGCCGGTTTGTCCATCGGCGGCGGTGGTGGCGGTGACGGCTACAACGCGGTCGGTGGTGCCGGTGGCGGCGCGGTCGGCGGTATCTACAACGATACCGGCGCGACCCTGCGCATCATTGGCAACTCAGTGATTTCCAACAACATCGGCGCCGGCGGTGGCGGTGGCGGTGGTGGCGCCGGAGGTGGCTACACCCACACCGGCGGTGCGGGCGGCGTCGGCGTTGGCGCCATCTGGAACAAGGGCGCGATCCTGATCACCGCCGCCAACTTCGCGGCCCTGTCGGGCAACGTCGGCGGCAGCGGCACCGGGGGCGGCAGTGCTGGCATCGCAGGTACTTCGCCCGCTTCCGTGGCCAATGTCTACGGTGACGGCGGGACCATCAATACCAACTATGTGCCGGATTTGACCCCGCCTACCGCGACCGTCGTGGTGGCCAATACCAACTTGAATTCCGGCGGTACGTCCCTGGTGACCATCACTTTCTCCGAGGCGGTGACAGGGCTTACCGCGGCGGATCTGTCGGTGCAGAACGGCTCGGTAACCGGCTTGGCCAGCGGCGACGGCGGCATCACTTGGACCGGTACGCTGACGGCGGCCAGCAACATCGCCGACACCACCAATGTGATCACCCTGGACAACACCGGCGTTGTCGACCTGGCGGGTAACGCTGGCGTGGGCACCACTGACTCGAACAACTACGCGGTCAACGACACCGTGGCGCCGACGGCGACCATTGTGGTGGCCGATACCGCGCTCAAAAGCGGTGAAACCTCGGCCGTCACCATCACCTTCTCCGAGGCGGTGACCGGCTTCACCACCGCCGACCTGACGGTGGCCAACGGTACGCTCAGCGGCCTGAGCAGTGCCGACGGCGGCATCACCTGGACGGCGACCCTGACCCCGGATGCCGACGTCACCGACACCACCAACCTGGTGGTCCTGGACAAGACCGGTGTCATGGACCTGTCCAGCAACGTCGGCGTGGGCACCACCAACTCGAACAACTTCGCCATCGATACCCTGCGCCCGACCGCTACCATCGTGGTGACGGACAACGCGCTGAGAGCGGGTGAAACCTCGCTGGTGACCATCACCTTCAACGAGGCGGTGACCGGTTTCACCACCGCGGACCTGACGGTTGCCAACGGTACCGTCACCGGGTTGAGCAGCGGCGACGGCGGTATCACCTGGACCGGGACACTCACCCCGACTGCCAGCATCAGTGACACCACGAACGTGATCACGCTGGACAACAGCGGTGTTGCCGACCTGTCCGGCAACGCCGGCACGGCCACCACCGATTCGAACAACTATGCAGTCGACACGCTGCGTCCCACCGCAACGATCGTGGTGGCCGACACTGCACTGAGCGCAGGTGAAACCTCGCTGGTGACCATCACGTTCAGCGAGGCCGTCAGCGGGTTCACCCTGGCCGACCTGACGGTCGCCAACGGCTCCTTGAGCGGGTTGAGCAGTGCGGATGGCGGAATCACCTGGACCGCGACGCTAACGCCAAGCGCCAGCGTCACCGACGCCACCAACCTGATCGTCCTGGCCAATACCGGGGTGAGCGATGCGGCGGGCAACGCCGGCACCGGCACCACCAGCTCCAATAACTACGCCATCGATACGCAGCGCCCGACCGCCAGCATCGTCGTTGCCGACTCCACGTTGAGTATCGGCGAAACCTCGTTGGTGACCATTACCTTCAATGAGGCGGTCACCGGCTTCACCACCGCCGACCTGACGGTCGCCAACGGTACCGTCACCGGGCTGAGCAGCAGCGACGGCGGCATTACCTGGACCGGGACACTCACCCCGAGTGCCAGCACCAGTGACGCGAGCAACCTCATCACCCTGGACAATACCGGAGTGAGCGATGCGGCGGGTAACGCCGGCAGCGGCACCACCGATTCCAATAACTATGCCGTCGACAACGTGCGTCCCACCGCGACCGTGGTGATTGCCGACACGGCGATCGCCGCCGGCGAAACCTCCTTGGTGACCATCACCTTCAGCGAGGCGGTGACCGGTTTCACCCTGGCCGACCTGACCACTGCCAACGGCAGCCTGAGCGGGCTGAGCACCAGCGACAACATCACCTATACCGCTACCTTCACCCCAAGCGCCGGCGTCAACGACACCAGCAATCTGATCACCCTCGATAACACCGGCGTGGTGGACGGGGCGGGCAATGCCGGCACTGGCACCACCGATTCCAACAACTATGCCGTTGATACGCAACGCCCGACCGCCACCATCGTCGTGGCCGATAATGCGTTGAGCGTCGGCGAAACCTCGCTGGTGACCATCACCTTCTCCGAGGCCGTGACCGGCTTCACCAACGCTGACCTGAGCGTGGCAAACGGTACGCTGAGCGCGGTCAGCAGCAGCGATGGCGGCATCACGTGGACCGCGACCCTCACGCCGACCCTCGGGATCGTCGACACTACGAACGTCATCATGCTGACCAACACCGGCATCAGTGATGCGGCGGGCAACACCGGTACCGGCACGACCAGTTCGAACAACTACGAGGTCGACACCAACGTGCCGACGGCCACTATCGTGGTCGCCGACTCCTCGTTGAGTATTGGTGAAACTTCGACGGTGACCATCACCTTCAACGAGGCGGTGAACGGGTTCGACAACAGTGATCTGACCATCAGCAACGGCACCCTGAGCAACGTCAGCAGCAGCGATGGCGGCGTGACCTGGACGGCCACCTTCACGCCGAGCGTCGGCATTTCCGATACCAGCAACCTGATCACCCTGGACAACACCGGTGTGCGCAACGGTGCGAACAACGCCGGGGTCGGCACCACCGACTCCAACAACTATGCCGTCGATACCGTGCGCCCCACCGCGACTGTCGTCGTGGCCGACACCGCCATTGGTGCTGGCGAGACTTCGCTGGTGACCATCACCTTCAGCGAGGCGGTGACCGCTTTCACCGCCGCCGACCTGACGGTGGACAACGGTACTGTCACCGGGCTGAGCAGCAGTGACGGTGGTATCACCTGGACCGCGACGTTCACGCCGAGTGCCGGCATCAACGACACCAGCAATGTCATCACCCTCGCCAACAGCGGTATCGCCGACCTGGCGGGCAACATCGGCACCGGAACCACCGATTCCAACAACTATGCCCTCGACACCCAGCGCCCGACCGCCACTATCGTGCTGAGCGACGCAGCGCTGCGCCCGGGCGAAACCGCGCTGGTGACCATCACCTTCTCCGAGGCCGTGACCGGTTTCAGCAACGCTGACCTGAGCGTGGCCAATGGCAGCCTGAGCGCCGTCAGCAGCAGCGATGGCGGCCTGACCTGGACCGCCACGTTCACGCCGACTGTGGGCGTGAGCGATGCCACCAACCTCATCGTCCTGGACAATACCGGTGTGAGCGATGCGGCTGGCAACGCCGGGACAGGGACCACCAACTCGGCCAACTACACCGTCGAGACACAGGTGCCGACCGCCACTGTCGTGGTCGCGGACAGTTCGCTCACGGTGGGGGAAACCTCGCTGGTGACCATTACCTTCTCGGAAGCGGTCAGCGGTTTCGACAATTCGGACCTGAGCGTGAATAACGGCACGTTGAGCAATGTGTCGTCTTCTGACGGTGGCGTGACCTGGACGGCGACGTTCACTCCGAGCGCCGGGATTTCCGACACCAGCAACCTGATCAGCCTGGATACCAGCGGCGTGATCAACGTTTCCGGCAACAGCGGTGTCGGCGTGGTGAACTCCAACAACTACGCCGTCGACACGGTGCGTCCGGGCGCCACCATCGTGGTCGGCGATACCAGCCTGGGTATTGGCCAGACCACCACCGTGACCATCAGCTTCACCGAGGCGGTGACCGGTTTCGACCTGTCGGATCTCAGCGTCGCCAATGGTGTGCTGTCCAACCTCGCCAGCAGTGACGGCGGCCTGACCTGGACGGCGACCCTGACGCCTACGGCGGGTGTCAACGATGCCACCAACCTGATTCTGCTCGACGCCAGCACCGTGCAGGACATTGCCGGCAACGCCGGCGCGGGTATTGCGATCTCCAGCAACTACGCACTCGATGCCACCCGGCCGAGCGCGACTATCGTTGTTGCCGATCCGAGCCTGAGTGCGGGCGAAACCACCCAGGTGACCATCACCTTCAGCGAAGCCGTGGCCGGTTTCGACCTGTCGGACCTGAGCGTCACCAACGGCGAACTGTCCAACCTGACCAGCAGCGACGGTGGCAAGACCTGGACTGCGACCTTCACCCCCACGGTGAATCTCACCGACCCGAGCAATTTCATCGCCCTGGACACCAGTAACGTCAGTGATGGGGCGGGCAATGCCGGGGCAAGCGTGGCGGTGTCCAACAATTACGCCATCGACACGGTGGTGCCCAACGACGTGAAGCCACCGCCGGATTTCCTGACGTCGGATCCCGTCACGGTCATTCCGCCGTCCGATGTGCCGTTGCAGCCGATCGTCTTCACGCCGCCGACGGGCGACCTGGGTTCGCCGTTGGGCTTCCCACCGCTGTTCGAGCAACGGGATGTGGGCGGCGGCCTGCGACCAATAGGCGATATTTTCATCAACCGTGGCGAACTGGCGCCCAGCTATATTGCCCAGGTATTCAGTACTGACGCTGCCGGCGATGGCTCGGGTCAAGGGTTCCTCGGTTTTGGGGGTGGCGACGGCGGGTGTTCGGTAGCAGCACCATTTCGACCCTGTTCAACCATGATTCCGGCGCCGAAAGCGAGTCGATGGATGCCTTTGGCAATTCGTCGATGCAGGGGGGCGATGTTTCCCAAGGTATGCGCGGAATGTTCGGCGCACCGACTTTGGGTCAACAACTGCAACACCTCAAGGACACTGAGCAGCGTCAAGTCGACAGCCTGGCGATGGCGTTACAACAGGTGGGCGTCAGTCAGGCACAGGCCTGAAGCATTCAATAAGAAAAATTGTGCGGCAACCAGGGGCATTCCAGGGAATGAATAG
- a CDS encoding DUF6916 family protein: MLQAVHSHHFQPLLGQTSHLTLPDGSCLPVRIETLEHAPRAKMPHTERMPFSVEFNSLQATDFVDGLCALEVPELGRLEGVFVSRIPPMGRDPAVGYFYIAFN, from the coding sequence ATGTTGCAAGCTGTCCATAGCCACCATTTCCAACCCCTGCTGGGCCAGACCAGCCACCTGACCTTGCCCGACGGCAGTTGCCTGCCCGTACGGATCGAAACCCTCGAGCATGCGCCCCGGGCGAAAATGCCCCATACAGAACGTATGCCCTTCAGCGTTGAATTCAATAGCTTGCAGGCCACTGACTTCGTGGACGGCTTGTGCGCACTGGAAGTGCCCGAACTGGGCAGGCTCGAAGGGGTGTTCGTGTCGCGGATACCCCCCATGGGACGGGATCCGGCGGTGGGGTATTTCTATATCGCATTCAACTAA
- a CDS encoding phage tail protein, producing MEVFIGTIQPFAFNFAPRDWALCNGQTLSLAQYQTLFALIGVTYGGDGQTTFLLPNLQGRMPVGQGNGLGLTPRVIGTVSGTENVTATLNNLPNHTHALTGITATTTLQLANPASNPVNTPTATNSFIGTSGTGPGAANIYSDQPGASPVPLQGVTTTVSGTVAPTGNGLPMAIMNPFLAINFSIALQGYFPSRN from the coding sequence ATGGAAGTATTCATCGGGACTATCCAGCCGTTCGCTTTCAACTTTGCACCCAGGGATTGGGCCTTGTGCAACGGGCAGACCCTCAGTCTTGCCCAATACCAGACATTGTTTGCCCTGATCGGCGTGACTTACGGCGGCGACGGCCAGACCACCTTCCTGCTCCCCAACTTGCAGGGACGGATGCCCGTGGGCCAGGGCAACGGCCTGGGCCTGACCCCGCGGGTGATCGGCACCGTCTCCGGCACCGAAAACGTCACGGCGACATTGAACAACCTGCCCAATCATACTCATGCCCTTACCGGTATAACCGCTACAACGACCCTGCAACTGGCGAACCCGGCCAGCAACCCGGTGAATACGCCAACGGCCACCAACTCCTTCATCGGCACCTCGGGCACCGGACCAGGCGCTGCGAATATCTATTCCGACCAGCCAGGAGCGTCGCCGGTACCGCTGCAGGGTGTGACCACGACGGTCAGCGGCACGGTCGCCCCCACCGGCAATGGACTGCCAATGGCAATCATGAACCCATTCCTGGCGATCAACTTCAGCATTGCCCTGCAAGGCTACTTCCCGTCCCGTAACTGA
- a CDS encoding phage tail protein has product MEVFMGTIQSFAFNFAPSGWALCSGQTLGIAQYQALFSLIGTYYGGNGQTNFMLPNLQGRQPLGQGNGLGLTPRVIGETSGTENVTATLNNLPNHTHTLTGITAATTLQLANPASNPLNTPTATNSFIGTSGTGPGAANIYSDQPGASPVPLKGVTTTVSGTVAPTGNGMPMAIMNPFLVINFSIALNGLFPSRN; this is encoded by the coding sequence ATGGAAGTATTCATGGGCACTATCCAGTCGTTTGCCTTTAATTTCGCGCCCAGCGGCTGGGCGCTGTGTAGCGGGCAGACGCTTGGCATCGCGCAATACCAGGCACTGTTCTCACTGATCGGCACCTACTACGGAGGCAACGGCCAGACCAATTTCATGCTGCCCAACCTGCAAGGTCGACAGCCCTTGGGCCAGGGCAACGGCCTGGGCCTGACCCCGCGTGTGATCGGCGAGACTTCCGGCACCGAAAACGTCACGGCGACCCTGAACAACCTGCCCAATCACACCCACACCCTGACGGGTATAACCGCCGCAACCACCCTGCAACTGGCGAACCCGGCCAGCAACCCGTTGAATACGCCGACGGCCACCAACTCCTTCATCGGCACCTCGGGCACCGGACCGGGAGCGGCGAATATCTATTCCGACCAGCCAGGTGCCTCGCCAGTACCGCTGAAAGGCGTGACCACGACGGTCAGCGGCACGGTAGCCCCCACGGGCAACGGGATGCCGATGGCAATCATGAACCCGTTCCTGGTCATCAACTTCAGCATTGCCCTGAACGGTCTGTTCCCATCCCGGAACTGA
- a CDS encoding TolC family protein translates to MNRSQKLFGMSLLAVVVSGCAVTSEPIDRSVSEQRAQTDLQNMYKGQEPLSGPLTLHQAMARAVKYNLEGRLKIMEEALAKRQLDLASFDMLPRMALDAGYVGRNNVNASSSQSVETGTQSLEPSTSQDRDREVADLTMVWNVLDFGVSYISAKQAGDQRLIVQERRRKVINTIVQDVRSAYWRAMAAERLLKQIDSLMARVEAARNNSQSMSEQRIGDPVQALGYQRSLIQATRQLEEQRRALSLAKTELATLINLPLGTELTLATPDEYEIPELKVDMARLEHEALTSRPELREQDYQTRITAAETRKAMLRLLPGLEFSAGGHYDSNSFLVEQGWADYGVKVTWNLFNVISAPAAIDVAKAGEEVAAARRQAMSIAVLAQLYVANANYRDALRQFKTNQQLSDIDGQIVGQLRNRYQAAGIGELDLIQGELNTLQADLRRDLSYADLRNAYGQIFASAGLDPMPDEVQSTQVQSIATALANREAAWAQGDITVPTAAVKP, encoded by the coding sequence ATGAATAGAAGTCAGAAGTTATTCGGTATGAGTCTGCTGGCAGTGGTGGTCAGCGGGTGTGCAGTCACCAGTGAGCCGATCGATCGTAGCGTCAGCGAACAGCGCGCCCAAACCGATCTGCAAAACATGTACAAGGGCCAGGAGCCTCTCAGCGGCCCGTTGACCCTGCATCAGGCCATGGCCCGGGCAGTGAAGTACAACCTGGAAGGGCGCCTGAAAATCATGGAAGAGGCCCTGGCCAAGCGGCAGCTCGACCTGGCCAGTTTCGACATGCTCCCACGCATGGCGCTGGACGCCGGTTACGTGGGTCGCAACAACGTCAACGCGTCCAGCAGCCAGAGCGTGGAGACCGGCACCCAGTCCCTGGAACCGTCGACCTCCCAGGACCGTGACCGTGAAGTGGCCGACCTCACCATGGTCTGGAACGTGCTCGACTTCGGCGTGAGCTACATCAGCGCCAAGCAGGCCGGTGACCAACGATTGATCGTTCAGGAACGTCGGCGCAAGGTGATCAACACCATCGTTCAGGACGTACGCTCGGCCTATTGGCGAGCCATGGCCGCCGAACGCCTGCTCAAGCAGATCGACAGCCTGATGGCCCGGGTCGAGGCGGCGCGCAACAACAGCCAGAGCATGAGCGAGCAGCGCATCGGTGACCCGGTGCAGGCCCTGGGTTATCAGCGCTCGCTGATCCAGGCCACCCGCCAGCTTGAAGAGCAGCGGCGCGCGTTGTCCCTGGCCAAGACCGAACTGGCCACCCTGATCAACCTGCCCCTGGGCACCGAGTTGACCCTTGCGACCCCGGATGAGTACGAGATTCCGGAACTCAAGGTCGACATGGCCCGTCTCGAACACGAAGCCCTGACCAGCCGTCCGGAACTGCGCGAGCAGGATTACCAGACACGCATCACGGCCGCCGAAACCCGCAAGGCCATGCTGCGGCTGTTGCCGGGGTTGGAGTTTTCCGCTGGCGGACACTACGACAGCAACTCGTTCCTGGTGGAACAGGGCTGGGCCGACTATGGCGTGAAAGTCACCTGGAACCTGTTCAACGTGATCTCCGCCCCGGCGGCCATCGACGTGGCCAAGGCCGGTGAAGAAGTGGCGGCGGCGCGGCGTCAGGCAATGTCGATTGCCGTGCTGGCGCAGTTGTACGTGGCCAACGCCAACTATCGCGATGCGCTGCGCCAGTTCAAGACCAACCAGCAACTGTCGGACATCGACGGGCAAATCGTCGGCCAGTTGCGCAACCGTTATCAGGCCGCCGGCATCGGTGAGTTGGACCTGATCCAGGGTGAGCTCAATACCTTGCAGGCTGATCTGCGACGGGATCTGTCCTATGCCGACCTGCGCAATGCCTACGGCCAGATCTTCGCCAGCGCCGGTCTTGACCCGATGCCCGACGAAGTGCAATCGACTCAGGTGCAGTCGATTGCCACGGCATTGGCCAATCGCGAAGCGGCGTGGGCCCAGGGCGACATCACGGTGCCGACGGCGGCGGTGAAGCCATAA